In a single window of the Canis lupus familiaris isolate Mischka breed German Shepherd chromosome 2, alternate assembly UU_Cfam_GSD_1.0, whole genome shotgun sequence genome:
- the BRD7 gene encoding bromodomain-containing protein 7 isoform X2: MGKKHKKHKSDKHLYEEYVEKPLKLVLKVGGNEVTELSTGSSGHDSSLFEDKNDHDKHKDRKRKKRKKGEKQVPGEEKGRKRRRVKEDKKKRDRDRVENEAEKDLQCQAPVRLDLPPEKPLTSSLAKQEEVEQTPLQEALNQLMRQLQRKDPSAFFSFPVTDFIAPGYSMIIKHPMDFSTMKEKIKNNDYQSIEELKDNFKLMCTNAMIYNKPETIYYKAAKKLLHSGMKILSQERIQSLKQSIEFMADLQKSRKQKDRTDTSQSGEDSGCWPREREDSGDTEAQAFKSPNKENKKKDKDLLEDKCKSNNLEREQEQIDRIVKESGGKLTRRLVNSQCEFERRKPDGTTTLGLLHPVDPIVGEPGYCPVRLGMTTGRLQSGVNTLQGFKEDKRNKVTPVLYLNYGPYSSYAPHYDSTFANISKDDSDLIYSAYGEDSDLPSDFSIHEFLATCQDYPYVMADSLLDVLTKGGHSRTLQELEMPSPEDEGQTRILDTAKEMEITEIEPSGRLDSSNQDRLTALKAVTNFGAPVEVFDSEEAEMFQRKLDETTRLLRELQEAQNERLSTRPPPNMICLLGPSYREMHLAEQVTNNLKELAQQVTPGDIVSTYGVRKAMGISIPSPIVENNFVDLTKDFEEPKKTDVAECVPDGI; this comes from the exons AGTACGTAGAGAAGCCCCTGAAGCTGGTCCTCAAAGTGGGAGGGAACGAAGTCACCGAGCTCTCCACGGGCAGCTCGGGCCACGACTCCAGCCTCTTCGAAGACAAGAACGACCATGACAAACACAAGGACAGAAAgcggaaaaagagaaagaaaggagagaagcaggttccaggggaagagaaggggagaaaacGGAGACGAGTGAAG GAGGATAAAAAGAAGCGAGATCGGGACCGTGTGGagaatgaggcagaaaaagaCCTCCAGTGCCAGGCCCCTGTAAGATTAGACTTGCCTCCTGAGAAGCCTCTCACAAGCTCTTTAGCCAAACAAGAAG AAGTAGAACAGACACCTCTTCAAGAAGCTTTGAATCAACTGATGAGACAATTACAGAG AAAAGACCCAagtgctttcttttcatttcctgtgaCTGATTTTATTGCTCCTGGCTACTCCATGATCATTAAGCATCCAATGGATTTTAGTAccatgaaagaaaagattaagaaCAATGATTACCAGTCCATAGAAGAACTAAAG GATAACTTCAAACTAATGTGTACTAATGCTATGATTTACAACAAACCCGAGACGATTTATTATAAAGCTGCAAAGAAGCTATTACACTCAGGGATGAAAATTCTTAGCCAG gAGAGAATTCAGAGCCTGAAGCAGAGCATAGAATTCATGGCAGACTTGCAAAAAAGTCGAAAGCAGAAAGATAGAACAGACACCTCGCAGAGTGGAGAGGACAGTGGCTGCTGGCCGAGAGAGAGGGAAGACTCTGGAGATACTGAAGCACAAGCCTTCAAGAGtcccaataaagaaaacaaaaa GAAAGATAAAGATCTGCTTGAAGATAAATGTAAGAGCAATAAtttagaaagagagcaggagcagattGACCGAATTGTTAAGGAATCCGGAGGAAAGCTGACCAGGCGGCTTGTTAACAGCCAG TGTGAATTTGAAAGGAGAAAACCAGATGGAACAACAACACTGGGGCTTCTCCATCCTGTGGATCCCATTGTAGGAG AACCAGGTTACTGCCCTGTGAGACTGGGAATGACAACTGGAAGGCTTCAGTCTGGAGTGAATACTTTGCAGGGGTTCAAGGAAGACAAAAGGAACAAAGTCACTCCAG TGTTATACTTGAATTACGGACCCTACAGTTCTTATGCTCCACATTATGACTccacatttgcaaatatcagcAAGGACGATTCGGATCTAATCTATTCAGCCTATGGGGAAGACTCTGATCTTCCCAGTGACTTCAG CATCCATGAATTTTTGGCCACGTGCCAGGATTATCCATATGTGATGGCAGATAGTTTATTGGATGTTTTAACAAAAGGAGGCCATTCTAGAACCCTGCAAGAGTTGGAGATG CCATCACCTGAAGATGAAGGCCAGACTAGGATCCTtgacacagcaaaagaaatggag ATTACAGAAATCGAGCCATCGGGGCGTTTAGACTCCAGTAATCAGGACAGGCTCACAGCACTGAAAGCAGTAACAAATTTTGGGGCTCCTGTTGAAGTGTTTGACTCTGAAG AAGCTGAAATGTTCCAGAGGAAACTTGATGAGACCACCAGATTGCTCAGAGAGCTCCAGGAAGCCCAGAATGAGCGGCTGAGCACCAGACCCCCTCCCAACATGATCTGTCTCTTGGGTCCCTCTTACAGGGAAATGCATCTCG ctgAACAAGTGACCAATAATCTGAAAGAACTTGCCCAGCAAGTCACACCAGGTGATATTGTCAGCACGTATGGAGTTCGAAAAGCAATGGGGATTTCCATCCCCTCCCCTATCGTGGAAAATAACTTTGTAGATTTAACAAAAG
- the BRD7 gene encoding bromodomain-containing protein 7 isoform X1, translating into MGKKHKKHKSDKHLYEEYVEKPLKLVLKVGGNEVTELSTGSSGHDSSLFEDKNDHDKHKDRKRKKRKKGEKQVPGEEKGRKRRRVKEDKKKRDRDRVENEAEKDLQCQAPVRLDLPPEKPLTSSLAKQEEVEQTPLQEALNQLMRQLQRKDPSAFFSFPVTDFIAPGYSMIIKHPMDFSTMKEKIKNNDYQSIEELKDNFKLMCTNAMIYNKPETIYYKAAKKLLHSGMKILSQERIQSLKQSIEFMADLQKSRKQKDRTDTSQSGEDSGCWPREREDSGDTEAQAFKSPNKENKKKDKDLLEDKCKSNNLEREQEQIDRIVKESGGKLTRRLVNSQCEFERRKPDGTTTLGLLHPVDPIVGEPGYCPVRLGMTTGRLQSGVNTLQGFKEDKRNKVTPVLYLNYGPYSSYAPHYDSTFANISKDDSDLIYSAYGEDSDLPSDFSIHEFLATCQDYPYVMADSLLDVLTKGGHSRTLQELEMPSPEDEGQTRILDTAKEMEQITEIEPSGRLDSSNQDRLTALKAVTNFGAPVEVFDSEEAEMFQRKLDETTRLLRELQEAQNERLSTRPPPNMICLLGPSYREMHLAEQVTNNLKELAQQVTPGDIVSTYGVRKAMGISIPSPIVENNFVDLTKDFEEPKKTDVAECVPDGI; encoded by the exons AGTACGTAGAGAAGCCCCTGAAGCTGGTCCTCAAAGTGGGAGGGAACGAAGTCACCGAGCTCTCCACGGGCAGCTCGGGCCACGACTCCAGCCTCTTCGAAGACAAGAACGACCATGACAAACACAAGGACAGAAAgcggaaaaagagaaagaaaggagagaagcaggttccaggggaagagaaggggagaaaacGGAGACGAGTGAAG GAGGATAAAAAGAAGCGAGATCGGGACCGTGTGGagaatgaggcagaaaaagaCCTCCAGTGCCAGGCCCCTGTAAGATTAGACTTGCCTCCTGAGAAGCCTCTCACAAGCTCTTTAGCCAAACAAGAAG AAGTAGAACAGACACCTCTTCAAGAAGCTTTGAATCAACTGATGAGACAATTACAGAG AAAAGACCCAagtgctttcttttcatttcctgtgaCTGATTTTATTGCTCCTGGCTACTCCATGATCATTAAGCATCCAATGGATTTTAGTAccatgaaagaaaagattaagaaCAATGATTACCAGTCCATAGAAGAACTAAAG GATAACTTCAAACTAATGTGTACTAATGCTATGATTTACAACAAACCCGAGACGATTTATTATAAAGCTGCAAAGAAGCTATTACACTCAGGGATGAAAATTCTTAGCCAG gAGAGAATTCAGAGCCTGAAGCAGAGCATAGAATTCATGGCAGACTTGCAAAAAAGTCGAAAGCAGAAAGATAGAACAGACACCTCGCAGAGTGGAGAGGACAGTGGCTGCTGGCCGAGAGAGAGGGAAGACTCTGGAGATACTGAAGCACAAGCCTTCAAGAGtcccaataaagaaaacaaaaa GAAAGATAAAGATCTGCTTGAAGATAAATGTAAGAGCAATAAtttagaaagagagcaggagcagattGACCGAATTGTTAAGGAATCCGGAGGAAAGCTGACCAGGCGGCTTGTTAACAGCCAG TGTGAATTTGAAAGGAGAAAACCAGATGGAACAACAACACTGGGGCTTCTCCATCCTGTGGATCCCATTGTAGGAG AACCAGGTTACTGCCCTGTGAGACTGGGAATGACAACTGGAAGGCTTCAGTCTGGAGTGAATACTTTGCAGGGGTTCAAGGAAGACAAAAGGAACAAAGTCACTCCAG TGTTATACTTGAATTACGGACCCTACAGTTCTTATGCTCCACATTATGACTccacatttgcaaatatcagcAAGGACGATTCGGATCTAATCTATTCAGCCTATGGGGAAGACTCTGATCTTCCCAGTGACTTCAG CATCCATGAATTTTTGGCCACGTGCCAGGATTATCCATATGTGATGGCAGATAGTTTATTGGATGTTTTAACAAAAGGAGGCCATTCTAGAACCCTGCAAGAGTTGGAGATG CCATCACCTGAAGATGAAGGCCAGACTAGGATCCTtgacacagcaaaagaaatggag caGATTACAGAAATCGAGCCATCGGGGCGTTTAGACTCCAGTAATCAGGACAGGCTCACAGCACTGAAAGCAGTAACAAATTTTGGGGCTCCTGTTGAAGTGTTTGACTCTGAAG AAGCTGAAATGTTCCAGAGGAAACTTGATGAGACCACCAGATTGCTCAGAGAGCTCCAGGAAGCCCAGAATGAGCGGCTGAGCACCAGACCCCCTCCCAACATGATCTGTCTCTTGGGTCCCTCTTACAGGGAAATGCATCTCG ctgAACAAGTGACCAATAATCTGAAAGAACTTGCCCAGCAAGTCACACCAGGTGATATTGTCAGCACGTATGGAGTTCGAAAAGCAATGGGGATTTCCATCCCCTCCCCTATCGTGGAAAATAACTTTGTAGATTTAACAAAAG